One region of Eretmochelys imbricata isolate rEreImb1 chromosome 2, rEreImb1.hap1, whole genome shotgun sequence genomic DNA includes:
- the HEPACAM2 gene encoding HEPACAM family member 2 yields MGQDAFMEPFSNTFCDLQCNIYFLLLGICSALRLTVPSHTIHGIEGQPLHLTVDYNFNTTASEIQIIWLFEKPQSIPKYLLGSVNQSVVPDLEYKHKFTLIPPNASLMINPLHVTDEGNYIVKVNVHGNGTISANQKIQVTVDVPVTKPVVQIEPSSGVVEYVGNMTLTCTVRKGTRVGYQWMKNGKPMHASSSYTFSSNHDTLLIVPVMKEDIGNYSCLATNPVSTMESEIIAPTIFYGPYGLTVNSDKGLKVGEVFTVDIGEAILFDCSADSNPPNTYSWIRRADNTTDVIKYGPHLEVVSEKVAQTTVDYMCCAYNNVTGKRDETHFTVIITSVGLEKLAQKGKSLSPLAVITGISLFLILSMSLLFLWKRYQPHKVLQRKLQSRPGADYRKAQTFSGHENAMDDFGIYEFIAFPDPTGVPTVPSPSVSGSDFVQGQDLHSTVYEVIQHIPEQQEDHQE; encoded by the exons GCATTTGTTCTGCGCTAAGGCTGACGGTACCATCACATACTATACATGGCATTGAAGGACAACCACTCCATCTTACAGTTGACTACAATTTCAACACTACAGCTTCTGAAATCCAGATAATATGGCTATTTGAGAAACCTCAGAGTATCCCCAAATATTTACTCGGCTCTGTGAATCAGTCAGTAGTACCAGACCTGGAATATAAACACAAGTTTACCCTCATACCACCTAATGCATCTTTGATGATCAATCCATTACATGTCACTGATGAAGGCAATTACATTGTAAAAGTCAATGTCCATGGAAATGGGACAATATCAGCCAATCAAAAGATTCAAGTCACTGTTGATG TTCCTGTCACAAAGCCAGTTGTACAAATCGAACCTTCTTCGGGAGTAGTGGAGTATGTGGGGAACATGACGTTAACCTGTACTGTTAGAAAAGGTACAAGGGTAGGTTACCAGTGGATGAAAAATGGGAAACCTATGCATGCCAGTTCTAGTTACACCTTTTCCTCAAACCATGACACACTTTTAATTGTCCCTGTCATGAAAGAAGACATTGGGAATTACAGCTGTTTGGCAACCAATCCTGTGAGCACAATGGAAAGTGAGATAATTGCACCAACTATATTTT ATGGACCTTACGGACTTACAGTTAATTCAGATAAAGGGCTGAAAGTAGGGGAGGTGTTTACGGTTGACATAGGAGAAGCTATCCTATTTGATTGCTCGGCAGACTCAAATCCACCAAATACTTACTCCTGGATCCGAAGGGCTGACAATACTACAGACGTTATCAAATATGGACCCCATCTGGAAGTTGTGTCTGAAAAAGTGGCCCAGACAACAGTAGATTATATGTGCTGTGCTTACAACAATGTGACTGGAAAACGGGACGAAACTCATTTCACAGTGATCATTACTTCTGTAG GACTGGAGAAGCTTGCCCAGAAAGGAAAATCTTTGTCACCTCTAGCAGTAATAACAGGAATTTCATTATTTTTGATCCTATCTATGTCCCTTCTATTCTTATGGAAAAGATATCAGCCACATAAAG ttttacaACGGAAGCTGCAGAGCAg GCCTGGAGCAGATTACAGAAAGGCACAGACATTCTCAG ggcATGAAAATGCTATGGATGACTTTGGAATATATGAATTTATTGCTTTTCCAGACCCCACTGGTGTTCCTACG GTTCCAAGTCCAtctgtttctggctctgactTTGTCCAAGGGCAGGATTTACACAGTACAGTTTATGAAGTTATTCAGCATATTCCAGAGCAACAGGAAGATCATCAAGAGTAA